Proteins encoded within one genomic window of Bombus pyrosoma isolate SC7728 linkage group LG13, ASM1482585v1, whole genome shotgun sequence:
- the LOC122574462 gene encoding peptidyl-prolyl cis-trans isomerase B-like produces MKQKLSENPKHSGWNRTAMKILLAIACLVALAATLENTENLTVTDRVYLDIMIDDHPAGRIVIGLFGDVVPKTTKNFITLATDGVGGKTYKGSRFHRVIKKFMIQGGDIENDDGTGSISVYGKYFDDENFVLGHNGPMYVSMANAGKNTNGCQFFITTVPTPWLDGKHTVFGKVIEGEDVVFKIEQTKTDADDIPIKHVVIFECGSIPTSYPFKVDDNVYNIWAWIKATCVPLSFSFSILAFFHWVMKKLDVD; encoded by the exons ATGAAGCAGAAACTATCAGAGAATCCGAAGCATTCTGGATGGAATCGTACAGCCATGAAGATCTTGCTGGCGATAGCCTGTCTGGTTGCATTGGCCGCAACTTTAGAG AATACTGAGAATCTCACCGTCACTGATCGAGTGTACCTGGACATCATGATAGACGATCATCCAGCAGGAAGAATCGTTATTGGACTATTCGGTGATGTCGTGCCTAAGACaacaaaaaatttcatcaCTTTAGCCACTGATGGGGTAGGAGGGAAAACGTACAAGGGTAGTAGGTTTCATCGAGTAATTAAGAAGTTTATGATACAAG GTGGAGATATAGAGAATGACGATGGCACTGGATCGATCAGCGTCTATGGAAAATACTTCGACGATGAGAATTTTGTCCTTGGCCATAATGGGCCCATGTATGTCAGTATGGCAAATGCTGGAAAGAATACGAATGGTTGTCAATTCTTTATTACAACTGTTCCCACACCGTGGCTAGATGGAAAGCACACTGTATTTGGAAAG GTAATCGAAGGGGAAGATGTAGTTTTTAAGATCGAACAGACGAAAACCGACGCTGATGATATACCGATTAAACATGTGGTTATCTTCGAATGTGGGTCTATCCCTACCTCGTATCCATTTAAAGTGGATGATAACGTTTACAa tATTTGGGCGTGGATAAAAGCGACGTGTGTGCCGCTGAGTTTCAGCTTCTCTATTCTCGCCTTTTTCCACTGGGTCATGAAGAAATTGGATGTTGATTAa